In Patagioenas fasciata isolate bPatFas1 chromosome 18, bPatFas1.hap1, whole genome shotgun sequence, a genomic segment contains:
- the MTNAP1 gene encoding mitochondrial nucleoid-associated protein 1, which translates to MAMGPPGQQLCPHCRRPFKRLRSHLPHCKAAPGSAPGSASGPSSGLGPGPAAGSPEPRSLARAGSRGGAGKSSKQPPSPGVRQGLPGAAPREAPAPQGGGFSAEQNVEPSAQDVARSLDLLPEEVKDVPKKLSDGVKMVIEKHRARVVREKSGSRSRGASAGSPSTARGPVGGLDPGSAAAHAGTAQPGPREGITVPETANTETRGLGAAESVSASSKGGKGSRLKATKIPALQGPPDADCRNSPSDLVQQEGIDKTVTEEEQMYREAGVEYKAPLCALQTKSLHPSATEGFGGHNEGTSKNYLTSTQTLRESEEQMAGVSEPILNARRDTELALHQFLLRTSKSQPICLSPAPALGLEWFPDLYPTYHGLSIFPGNHSQEDLGITMKIKGSFSGGQQGPLAERRLLDVRLGELPAWLATRQLSAQGLLGGARKAWSSYYNKYINVKRGGPAGISMLLAGYCLLSYGWSYQRLKRHRWRKYH; encoded by the exons atGGCCATGGGGCCGCCGGGGCAGCAGCTGTGCCCGCACTGCCGCAGGCCCTTCAAGCGGCTCCGCTCACACCTCCCGCACTGCAAGGCCGCGCCGGGCTCCGCTCCTGGCAGCGCCTCGGGCCCAAGCTCAGGCCTAGGCCCCGGTCCGGCCGCCGGATCCCCGGAGCCCAGGAGCTTGGcccgggcaggcagcaggggagggGCCGGTAAGAGCAGCAAGCAGCCACCCAGCCCCGGTGTGAGGCAGGGGCTGCCCGGCGCGGCCCCCCGGGAGGCCCCGGCCCCGCAGGGTGGGGGGTTCAGCGCAGAACAGAATGTGGAGCCCTCGGCACAGGATGTGGCCAGGTCCCTCGATTTACTCCCCGAAGAGGTCAAAGATGTACCCAAAAAGCTCAGTGACGGAGTGAAAATGGTGATAGAGAAACACCGCGCCAGGGTGGTCAGGGAGAAGAGCGGTTCCAGGAGCAGAGGCGCCTCGGCCgggagccccagcacagcccgggGGCCGGTGGGAGGGCTGGATCCCGGCAGCGCTGCCGCCCAcgctggcacagcccagcccggccCACGGGAGGGAATCACTGTTCCAGAGACCGCGAACACGGAGACACGCGGCCTCGGAGCTGCTGAGAGCGTGTCTGCGAGTTCAAAGGGAGGAAAAGGCAGTAGGTTAAAGGCAACAAAAATACCTGCACTTCAAGGTCCCCCTGATGCTGACTGCAGAAATAGCCCCAGTGACCTTGTTCAGCAGGAGGGAATAGACAAAACTGTGACGGAGGAGGAGCAGATGTACCGAGAAGCTGGTGTGGAATATAAAGCCCCCCTGTGCGCTTTGCAGACCAAGAGCCTCCATCCGTCAGCGACAGAGGGTTTTGGAGGTCACAATGAAGGGACATCCAAAAATTACCTAACCAGCACACAGACGCTTCGAGAGAGTGAGGAGCAGATGGCTGGAGTTTCCGAGCCCATCCTGAACGCGAGGAGGGACACGGAGCTGGCGCTGCACCAGTTCCTGCTCCGCACCTCCAAAAGCCAACCCATCtgtctgtccccagcccctgccctgggCTTGGAGTGGTTTCCAGACTTATATCCTACTTATCATGGGCTGAGTATTTTTCCAGGGAATCATTCCCAAGAAGACCTGGGTATCACAATGAAGATAAAGGGCAGTTTCTCAGGGGGACAGCAAG GTCCCCTCGCGGAGCGGCGGCTGCTGGACGTGCGGCTGGGGGAGCTGCCGGCCTGGCTGGCCACCCGCCAGCTTTCTGCACAGGGGCTGCTTGGAGGAGCACGGAAAG CCTGGAGCAGCTATTACAACAAATACATCAACGTGAAGAGGGGCGGCCCAGCTGGGATCTCCATGTTGCTGGCAGGATACTGCCTTCTCAGCTACGGCTGGAGCTACCAGCGCCTCA AGCGTCATCGCTGGCGTAAATACCACTGA